ttctttctccAAGACTTTCTTAAAGTAGGCGAACTGAATCAACTCGATCGCCGCCTGGGCGTCTTTTTCTGCAACCGTTCTGGCCATCCGAGCCTTAGCGTGGGCGGTCGACAAACGAATCAAGGTTTCCAGAGTACGAGCGGTAACCGGTTGTGTCCTGGCCACATCCGAATCCATCAAGTCTTGCGATCGAAGACGAGAGTACTCATTGGAAATCAGTTCACAGGCAGCTTCTGTTAGCTTCGGCTTCAGACACTTTGCGATGTGGATGTATTTTCGCATGAAATCGACGGACAAAATTTGATCCGTCTTCTTACGGGTGTTGCCGTGCAAAAGGGGATCATACTTTTCGTACATAGGAGTTTCCTTATCGTCACGAGTTTCCGGATTGATCGTGGACAGCATGTCCACCGCGCTGACGCCCATTGGCAGCACGTCGCCATCCTGTTCCTTCGGGTTGCGATAACGGTGCATGCGAACCACGTGATCGGAAATCATCCTATCGTGATCGCTATCAATGACGTCCAACATGACGAACAGCAAATCGAAACGGGAGAGCAATGAATCTTGAAGGCCAATGTTGTCCATGGGGGTTTTATACTGGTCATACTGTGTTCAATggagaaaaaatattatagcATTATTAATTAGGTTACACTAAAATTTAGTTTTTGGCTTTAAATGGATTGCGCTTTAATTTAAAACTCACCCTTCCGTAGACCGGGTTGGCAGCGGCCAAAACCGAGCAGCGCGCATTCAAAGCGGCATGTATTCCCGCTTTGGAAATAGTTACACGACCCTGTTCCATGACTTCGTGGATGGCAGTTCTATCGATGTCACTCATTTTATCGAATTCATCAATACAAACGACTCCCCGGTCGGCCAACACCATGGCACCGGCTTCCAAACGTCGTTCGCCTGTTTCCTGATCAGTTGTAACAGCAGCGGTCAAACCTACACCGCTGGAACCGCGTCCAGTGGTAGTGATGGCACGCGGAGCCGTATTCAGCACATAACGCAACAGCTGCGATTTGGCCACACTTGGATCGCCTATCAACAGCACGTTGACATCACCTCGAAGACGGGTGCCGTTAGCCAAATTTTTCTCGATTCCACCAAGCAATAAGCACAAGATGGCTTTTTTGACGTATTCATGTCCATGAATTGAAGGAGCCAAGCTTTTGGAAAGTATGTCGAAGATGTCATTGTGCTTAGCTAATTTCTTGCACAAATTGATTTCTTCTCGAGTCACGCTCAATGTACTTTCCTTGTTCAACTGTGAGATGTTATTAGCAATCAGAATCGTCCGGAAGGTACCCGTCGTGTATCCACCCTGTTTTCCAGGCAAACAACGATAGTTACCAACAATTTGCACACGATCACCTGGTTTGCAACGATCGACTAAATCATCGTCACAAATCACATCAACCGACCGCGGTAATTGACCAGCAGGAGCCTTCTCCGGCATTTCTTGGATACTCAACGTCTGGTGATCCTTATAAACTGACAGACCAAATTCTGTCTCGAGAACGTTACCATCTTCGTCTTTCGTGGGATAAACCGCACTCGATGGCACTGCCTCAAAAGAAGTCAAGTCCGTGTAGCGACGTTCCATAACCTTCTTGGTCGCAGCGCAGTAGTGGACACTCTTGACTACCTTGGGCCTTATCAAGGATACTTTAGTTACGATGCCTTCCACGCATACCAAACTTCCCAGATATTTGGATGTCAACGATCGTGGCGTAACGTGCTTGTTTCCAAAGCTTCCTTCAAAAGCTACGAAGAAATCTTCTTGTGTCTTAGCGTAGCTCGGATCCACGGTGGACACGTATTCCTTGAGGGCACGAGAGAACGCAAACTGCTCATCGAAGGCACTGTTGAGCAAAGCTTGTGCGCGGGCAGGGTTCTTACGGCGAAGATCGTTTACATTCACCACCAAGCGTTTTGCATTATCCGTAACCATCTTACGGACATGAGCCGTGTAGGTTCCTTGGTCCTCCTGAAGAAGATCGATCAATTCCGTTAACTAAattctgcgtgaaaaatcaAGACCCATACCTCATCATCCAGAAAGTCCAAATATTCTCGCTGGATATCTCGAATACGCTGATCTTCATCGGCCATAATTGTGAAGCACAAAAACAAGCTTAACTAGGATTAATACCTGAACTGTTTCacaattaaacttaaaatttatttgaataaaatcacgTAAGTTCGTTCACTAGCACTGAACCGAAATGAAATGGCTTCCGCGAGTGGCGCAAAACAACAGAAAACGCGCGAAAAATACGAGTTTCATTTTGACATTTAAGAAGTCGCCCTATCGGAGCCCATGTGGTGGATTTTTGAccgaaatatttgaaaatcactttagaGCAACTTCACCAGTGATACAAATCATCAATTTAGACCAAACTTTGGACCAATGTAAAAATAATGAGCTCGTAGACACAGGTTCCAAATTTTGCTTTATACCAGTTTTCTGGCCTATTGTTTTTGGAACTGGTctgatagacgaatccaagtaaaaataagaagaagacacacgacggtgttaactttgacagatcctacagcgcagcataggaaggtcgttttaaaatgcttataataaattctagacaaattgtaattaaaatctgattgatgtatgatacggaaaaagttccgaagtttatgatagatatatttttggaaaatatacaaaaaaaattagataAGCTTTCAACCAAGtatttcagaactttttccgtatcataaatcaatcagattttaattacaatttgtctagaatttataatAAGCACTTTAAAactatcttcctatgctgtgctgtaggatctgtcaaagttaacaccgtcgtgtgtcttcttcttgtttttacttggattcgtctattttgAACAAGGTCCGAATCGTTTTTGACAGATAAAAAACCACATACGTAAGATGAGTTTTCTACACAAAAACATGGTTTTCAACACTGTTGTAATAATAGATGACTTGCTAGTATTGTAATGAAAACGTACAAGCacgaaaaaaacttcaaatgtCATGACAAAGTACGAACAGACACattatttcaatttgttttgagCCAAGCTTTAGATCAATGAACAAAAAATGCCTTGCACCAGTGGTCTAAATTCCAgttccaaatttatttttatgccACTTTTCTGCTCTATTATTTTGGATCTTGAATAGATGTTGGTCCATTTTTGCTCATTTTTGGACTAGAATCCGTGTTGTTTGGAACAAGATGTATCGAGAGGTTGCTGAATATTTCAAACGAACGCAGCATGGAATGGAAGAAGATGAAAGTTTCTGCATTCAATATCTGGtagtacccggataaaaaatatcattaaaataacataaattttattgttacaacaccatttaaaacataatttttaccattgaatataatggaattttgacaataaaatcacatgagaaataatggttttccacgataaaatgaatggtaaatgggacttttacaattaaaaaggggggttgttatgtatctttacaataaaaaaatcgaaaattttccatacaaatttcggagcataacaattgattttacggttcttcaatgggatgatttcgagcgacaaaacaatagaaaacaatgtgttttaaatgttttcaattactgtttctattgttttacaataggaatacaacaggatttagaatacattatactccaatattacaataaaaatacaatacaattaattgttttacatatcattttattttcctccggttgtttagcatattgtcagattttctggatatgatacactgcgcggcgtttgtaatgtttccaaatgggtacttgcacaaaacttcacgcggcgaatgactgtcgaaaggtacggccgtgccaaacgatacaccgcaatgctatgtGCAGAAAGCGCGGTGGTACCTtccatgaagggttcgccgcgtgcaatttttagaaaatcaggcaatatctttagacgaatccagtgcactacttccaaagttaagtgggttgcctgtatctggagaaaaatccaacatcggtttaaaaagtgtactaactttgttccgaatagatataaacctgtgaaaaatgtaaattataaaagaatgtcagttttattaaaaaaaatacgtcgagaagaaaagaaacaattacctgcatcagttcttattatatcccgttggtgagattggccaatggtagccactgaacgatcagtgaccagcaagcagcagtattttatttatcataagcttcatttctgtaaaggaacaaggatacatgttaccaggcATGCCATCAGGTactatgatgataaaattttcatttattttttgttcgggatgaaccactgcgttcattatgtacattgaacttttgtagtataagattacgattaccggtggtgagtataagccgtttgtcagcgcagtatcattacttgacactttaccggtcgctactaaacgcgctgctaaaacagtagcgcagctgacaggtgaccaaattgaccaaataacagcgctactatttgatgaactatcaaacgtcgaaCGTCACCGATACGAAATGCAGCCAccgaaatgataaccgaaaataccgaaaatataTTTTCTATAATATACTATagtgaccgatgcgaaaaagagtgactaatctaaaatgacagtacagtgagagtgatcaaaatactcgcgcccagtaatgatgctctaacgcgcttcaacactttagatactcaccacggtacagaagccatagtgatctaccgctttcccagcagcagaaacagcaatgaaaaaaacactttctgcaccatacagtttcattattttcatctcttctctaattataaacaaaactgtacacggtcaaatgaatccagccattctccgagtaaattataagcaaaagtttttgttccctttcatttttttgaaatcaaatttttattgcaaaacatttctagacctgcaatatgaaaatatatacttgagaaACGGTATTGCGCAGTTTCCGCCTTATTAGACTCCTGCGCGAAAATTATTTGCGTGAATATTTTTCCCGTGTCACACACACTAATGAATTGAcactgtttattgtttatttgagtaaacaaaaacatgtGTGTTCgataaataacaacaacaaaaaacaattacgaagatagtttgaatgtattggtgtgcacgctaaaaattcgaagcaaaacgaaGTTGCGCCAGAGTCTAAAAATGAATGCAACGGGcaatataacatttttatttatttaacaaacaaagctattgtaattttattgttttcaattgttatttcatcaatataataaatccatgaaatattccaaaattatattaattcaataacattagacggatttccagatcatccaaaccgaatacttttaaaaattgtttagtttttggatgagcaatactaaacataagcgaacaataaaaatataatagaatatatcggaaacatttaaatatattgtgattttaatgtacgtacaataaagatcttttacaaccgtgaacattttacaataagcatacaatagtttgtattgtttgccacacaatctattgtatttcaatgggttatgtcatacaagttactgtaaatttttatccgggtattgACTATGGAAGAAGAATTGCAGAAACAGATTGAGATTGGTAGACATCTTTCCCGGTCATGTTACCTGTTGATCAAGCATTCAGAACATACACACGGCGGTGGCTACATACGCACATGGGATCAATTTCTTCGCCCACGATGGCTTTCCGTACAGCAATTTCACACCGTATAATTGATTTTGTGTCAAGTatagggtttgaatccaaaggagaatgaggaaatctctcacttatcatgtctgtatacactcttgataggtagcataccgtcagagacgtttttcggtggCTGTTACGATAATTAACTGATTCGGGGGTCTGCCGAGGGGTCtgcaacccatgataaatttcttttagtaaGCCGAAATTGCGGGGCACCAgtcctgatgatgcatttcaacttgttttgcacagctgtgcgaaaaaaaatgtctcaaATGGGTACTtacacaaaacttcacgcggcgaatgactgtcgaaaggtacggccgcgccaaacgatacaccgcaatgctattcacccataagaatcaagtaaacggtgtacagaaagcgcggcggtacctttcatggagggttcgccgcgtgcaattttgagaaaatcaggcaatatacattagggtggttcaaaaaatcgattttgctccacagtgttcatctgattctttaccatgttctgagtgtcatCTGagaatttgagctcatttggattaaaactgatttagcacaagccgtttcaagtttgcatgcaaattagtatggagaaatttattttttcattaaactGACAACGACGCTTCCCCATTacgcgcaggttaaaagaaaacctacatagctagaaggaatactcaacagctttcactcagcgaaaaccgcatcttaattaatcgtttcaataattagtaatcgaatttaatctataccgtggttttctggagctaattgcgtaactcctcaacaggcaacattgctgctcgtggcgcgaaagatagcacacacaaattcaggctactatgttgcactgcacatttcagtgatgccctcaaagaagtttaacgatcatgactaaagattcgcaacctgtcttaaaatcgattactaattattgggacgattaatcaacatgcggttttcgttgggtggaagctgttgagtattccttctagctatgtaggttttcttttaacctgcgctttatggggaaacgtcattaacagtataatgaaaaactaaatttccccatactaatttgcatgcaaacttgaaacggcttgtgctaaatcagttttaatccaaatgagctcaaattttcagaggacactcagaacatgctaaagaatcagatgagcactgtggagcaaaatcgattttttgaaccaccctaatatacatgttcagctaccttagacctaaactcataatttaatcccttatcagtttccctctaataacagtagcgcgagtgacaggtgaccaaatttggtagcgcgataagagcgctgctatttgatgaactgtcaactgtcaaacgtcaccggtacggaatacagcaaccaaattgagagccgaaaataatgaccgatacggaaacgagtgacgaagctaaaatgaaagcgctgcgcgggtgatgctcgcgaccgataatgatattccgtgtatagtagaaaatcgaaaatatgttttcaataaaatgaaatattgtcgcgcttatcttttctAGACTTTCGCGGCGGTCTTactctcgcaggctcgactgcgaaggtagacgtcaagatagccgccgggtTAAAAGATAGAGAAAATTTTTCCtcgcaaaacaaaaccacgtgcttttcgtcaaatgacagcagtactcgattgtattagtgagaggcaaccagAGTCACTGAGTatatggagagtgtttatcatgacaaGTGCATGCGGTGGGTAAaattttcattgactctgtcatgtttagtgactgttgcgattacctgagaagcagccagcaggacgccgcagtattctatattttctcgagatgcataatatctgcagttatcagacgtcgcaactcatttctgattagtgcgcatgatagtacatccatgcgtgcatgatgcgcactactaatgacatatttcaaattgtgcagcgcgagtgctcaatcgcgcggtccggtttggtggcggcccgacaattaggctttcagcgatcgtgtacgcacacgcacatttcactcacacttttactcggtttgtttgcaaccacgagcagctgtcacggcaaaatcaaatgggattgtttgcaaccacgaacctgcgttcgtgttggtgagaaatgtcggcgagaccctaatacTCTAATGACGCTAAAATCTATGCTGATTGAGAACGTttcgtgaaaaggcctatttaAAACGTATCGTGAAAAGGCCTAGTGGTCACTTATTTTTCCgtgtaaaaatagaaaaaaaaattaatatgacACTTCACTGCTGTCAGATTTGACAGTTTCGTATCCTGTCATCATACAAACAGTGAAAAAGTGCAAGTTTTCGTGAGAAAATTTTCACGTCGCCCAACAATTTTCAATTAGATTTAATTGAAGTTAATGTATAagttatttaaattttctagaaAGAACATAATCACTTTAATTAGTAGCATTTACTTTTGGATTTAGCAATGTCGTACAACATAGACGAATTGAGCTGGTCAGGTGAGGATGACTTCCGTATTTTGCCacattgatttgaatcgtgtgTTTTGAATTTCATCTAAATCAGATGTTCGTAACATTTTTCGGAAGTGGCGTGATGATAACGAACGGAAGAGCGAAGATGTGATCCAGCTATGGGACCTAATTTTGTGTGAAAAACAGAACAAACTAGGCAATGAGCGGCACCTGGTTCTGGAACAGGTGATGATTGCTGCCCTAGACTGCAATCGGATCGAAACCGCGGAAGATTGCATTCGAATATTGACGGCAGAATTTCCGGGCAGCTTGCGGATTCAAAAATACAAGGCCATGTTACTGGAGGCATTAGAGCGCTACGATGATGCACTGGACGTGCTGGAACAGATCATCAAGAAAGACGAAACAAACGCCGCACCCCGGAAGCGAAAAGTTGCCATTTTTAAAGCACAGGGAAGAACCACAGACGCGATCCGCGAACTGTGCGACTACATGAAGAGGTTCATGTCCGACCAGGAAGGGTGGCACGAGTTGTGCGGCCTGTATTTGGCCGAGGGCGAATACGCGAAAGCAGCCTTCTGCATGGAGGAAGTGATGCTGCATAATCCGCACAGTCACTTAATTCATCAGCGGTTAGCAGATATTCGCTATACGATGGTAGGGTTTAAATAATTCCATTTTGTTATCTGGATGTTACTTATTTGTTTGAATCGTATTTTAGGGTGGCCTTGATAATATCGAAATAGCAAAGTCTTATTACTGTCAGGCTGTTAAGCTAAACAGTAATAATTTGCGAGCACTTTACGGATTATTTTTGGTAAGTGAAAAGATTTTGAAACGTATAATAAAGTCTTCAACATATcttgaaatgttttaaaattgATACTTCTTATATTATGcgcaattttattttataattatattATGTATGTTCTTTGTTTGCAGTGCTGTGGACACATTGCTAATTCAAAAGCCCCTCTAAATAAACGTAAAGAGGCACAGAAGTTGGCACAATG
The nucleotide sequence above comes from Armigeres subalbatus isolate Guangzhou_Male chromosome 3, GZ_Asu_2, whole genome shotgun sequence. Encoded proteins:
- the LOC134225651 gene encoding ER membrane protein complex subunit 2-A-like, which encodes MSYNIDELSWSDVRNIFRKWRDDNERKSEDVIQLWDLILCEKQNKLGNERHLVLEQVMIAALDCNRIETAEDCIRILTAEFPGSLRIQKYKAMLLEALERYDDALDVLEQIIKKDETNAAPRKRKVAIFKAQGRTTDAIRELCDYMKRFMSDQEGWHELCGLYLAEGEYAKAAFCMEEVMLHNPHSHLIHQRLADIRYTMGGLDNIEIAKSYYCQAVKLNSNNLRALYGLFLCCGHIANSKAPLNKRKEAQKLAQWTITQIQAKTAASTTALSKGGKVLDKQPKEEVAALEQAFGGLDIAKAN
- the LOC134226980 gene encoding DNA replication licensing factor Mcm3; amino-acid sequence: MADEDQRIRDIQREYLDFLDDEEDQGTYTAHVRKMVTDNAKRLVVNVNDLRRKNPARAQALLNSAFDEQFAFSRALKEYVSTVDPSYAKTQEDFFVAFEGSFGNKHVTPRSLTSKYLGSLVCVEGIVTKVSLIRPKVVKSVHYCAATKKVMERRYTDLTSFEAVPSSAVYPTKDEDGNVLETEFGLSVYKDHQTLSIQEMPEKAPAGQLPRSVDVICDDDLVDRCKPGDRVQIVGNYRCLPGKQGGYTTGTFRTILIANNISQLNKESTLSVTREEINLCKKLAKHNDIFDILSKSLAPSIHGHEYVKKAILCLLLGGIEKNLANGTRLRGDVNVLLIGDPSVAKSQLLRYVLNTAPRAITTTGRGSSGVGLTAAVTTDQETGERRLEAGAMVLADRGVVCIDEFDKMSDIDRTAIHEVMEQGRVTISKAGIHAALNARCSVLAAANPVYGRYDQYKTPMDNIGLQDSLLSRFDLLFVMLDVIDSDHDRMISDHVVRMHRYRNPKEQDGDVLPMGVSAVDMLSTINPETRDDKETPMYEKYDPLLHGNTRKKTDQILSVDFMRKYIHIAKCLKPKLTEAACELISNEYSRLRSQDLMDSDVARTQPVTARTLETLIRLSTAHAKARMARTVAEKDAQAAIELIQFAYFKKVLEKEKKKRKRAEDDSEGEEQEEDDEVDALSNTQSSRSSRRAKRTRTDEHDESDSEEIVTSAPDAGDLTKRQTISTPGTSGTTQSSVPTDSEETAEISDERFKIFKQGVSQAFRQARDQSLAVARLTKYIDENSGSEAFSQGEVKAAITRMTDDNQIMMHDDIVFLI